A genomic segment from Triticum urartu cultivar G1812 unplaced genomic scaffold, Tu2.1 TuUngrouped_contig_5889, whole genome shotgun sequence encodes:
- the LOC125529834 gene encoding L-type lectin-domain containing receptor kinase IX.1-like has translation MHRRDKRIEEMEEDLFDDEAMANDFRKGTGGPKRFRYNELATATGNFSNSRKLGEGGFDSVYKGFVKDSKLDVAIKRVSKSSKQGRKEYISEVMTISRLQHRNLVQLIGWCHGGELLLVYELMPSGSLDSHLYSTQDVLTWPVRHEIVLGISSALLYLHQEWEQCVLHRDIKPSNIMLDTCFSAKLGDFGLARLVDHCHGSHTTELAGTMGYMDPDCMVTGRATTELDIYSFGVVLLEIACGRRPVVVLPDDSVIHLAKRVSELCSQGRVLDAADSRLIGEFDVREMECAIIVGLWCTAHDRSLRPSIRQATSVLRFEAPLPSLPTRMPVGPPGSLLPSLLVSDDHSN, from the exons ATGCATCGGCGGGATAAAAGGATTGAGGAGATGGAAGAAGACTTGTTCGATGATGAGGCAATGGCGAACGATTTCAGGAAAGGGACAGGAGGACCCAAGCGATTTCGCTATAATGAACTGGCTACGGCCACGGGTAACTTCTCAAACAGCAGAAAGCTCGGAGAAGGAGGTTTTGATTCTGTATACAAAGGATTCGTCAAGGACTCGAAGCTTGATGTGGCAATAAAAAGAGTGTCCAAGAGTTCAAAACAGGGGAGGAAGGAGTATATCTCCGAGGTGATGACCATTAGCCGGCTTCAGCACCGCAATCTCGTGCAACTCATTggctggtgccatggcggcgagCTCCTTCTTGTCTATGAGCTGATGCCCAGTGGCAGTCTCGACAGTCACCTTTACAGTACGCAGGATGTATTGACGTGGCCGGTCAG GCATGAGATAGTGTTGGGGATCAGCTCAGCGCTTCTGTATTTGCACCAAGAGTGGGAGCAATGTGTATTGCACCGGGACATCAAGCCGAGCAACATCATGCTGGACACGTGCTTCAGCGCCAAACTTGGCGACTTCGGGCTCGCAAGGCTCGTTGACCATTGCCATGGGTCGCACACGACAGAGCTCGCCGGCACCATGGGGTATATGGACCCGGACTGCATGGTGACAGGCAGGGCCACCACCGAGTTAGACATCTACAGCTTTGGCGTCGTCCTACTCGAGATAGCCTGTGGACGCAGGCCTGTCGTGGTCCTGCCAGATGACAGTGTGATCCACCTGGCTAAACGGGTGTCAGAGTTGTGCAGCCAGGGAAGGGTCCTTGACGCTGCGGACTCAAGGCTGATCGGGGAGTTCGACGTCCGGGAAATGGAATGCGCGATCATCGTCGGGCTCTGGTGCACTGCCCATGACCGGAGCCTGAGACCTTCCATTAGGCAGGCCACCAGCGTGCTAAGGTTCGAGGCTCCACTACCGAGCCTCCCCACAAGGATGCCGGTTGGCCCACCAGGCTCTCTTCTTCCATCTTTGCTTGTTTCTGATGACCATAGCAATTAA